The segment cttttttcttgttttgatgTCTCATGCATCTGTATAATAgtgttttcaaaaaaacatgTGGTAATGTGTATGaaaaatatactttttgttGATGGtcatgtattttattaaatttaaatgcaGTAATTTACATTAGTAACCGTCTGATTTTTACTTAAAATATGTGTAAGATATATTAtactttgttatatatattccATACAATCtctcataaaataaataatgatttaCGTGCATGCATACCATATTATgccatatatattttaaattaaaacttgTCACTTCTGCTGGAGATATATGTATcaatattcaagtttaaatgtAAAAATCATCACATGTTCTTAAAATTTAGTATACTGCTGTTATAATTTATTTGCTTaagtttttagcaaaaaaaaacttatttgcttatatatattgaaccaAAAGAAAGTTATGTGCTTGATACAACTACTCATAGATAACTATTGATTATTTTACAACTGAATATACTTTTGGCTTCACAGTTTTACTCACTTATTTGCttgtaacaaaagaaaagaaaaacatcataaaaaaaacaaaatatcctCTTGAGATACTTATACTATATACTTTTGGGTTCACAGTTTTACTCACTTATTTGCttgtaacaaaagaaaagaaaaatatcatataaagcAAAATCTCTTCTTGAGATActtatactatatattatatttatataatagatATTATCCATTTGAAATAAATCAATTAATGTTTGTTAAATGTAATCATATTGGCAACTGCTGTATAAATTGCATCAAAGTTGTAGAAAGTGAATGGAATGCAAATTATTAGATCCTATATAAGAGCCAACACTGCAGTTTCCACTGCAAGTTACCATTTGTAATCAGGATCTGAGAGTTATGTAGATGAGtaaatactctttttttttttttttggaacaagaTGAGTACATAGTCtatatgaaaagaaaaacaaagaaatctAACATATATTACACACACGCTCCACCATTATTGGAATGAAGAGAGCTCAGTGTCATATATAGTGAGTGTCTATCAATAATTGTATCATCTATAATCAGACTTGGTTGTGTTAAAAAATACACAGACTTGTCCTTAAACCAAATAGGCTTGTactttatacattaatatatttattaagaatttagggtcactaattttttttaatgagaaCTGACTTTCTAAGAAGGCACCAAACTTGGTAGGGATATATTGTTATTCTTGTCGATAGATTCTACTGCATACAGTAGAGGAAAGTAACCAGACCAGGTATTCATATATATTACAATTATATAAATTGGCACAATAATTTCAAACATCCTCTCTTTTTATCACTTTTTCAGTATTTTCATCTATTGATTTGCTTGTAACACAAATAATTTCAATGTggaaatacatatttatttggATTGAATATTGTAGTTATACAAACTACACTAACCCATATATTTTGATACTTAGACATTGAATTTTTATCTTAAGAAGACATTTAATAAAGTCTCTTCTAGTTCTTGTCGGAGCACCTGTTTGAGCATGAATCCACACAGTCCACAACTTTGTCTACATCTGCTTATTCCACGGtcaataaaaaatcattaattgaaaAATCTTTAATTAAGATCTGTAATAGCAGATATTATGTTTTCTACAtctacatacatatatatatatgattatgattaataagatgttttcatataatcaagaaagaaaaatgtAATTTGTGTTAACCAAACACAATAACgcttttaaaagaaaagaaaaaacttacTAGGATTTTGGAGAGAAGAAAGAGCAAGACAATGATGAATAGCGCAACCAAATTTACAGAAATAATCAGTATGATCGATTTCGTTTGCCAAAATCATTTGTGACGTAGGAGAAGGAGTATTTGATGTTGGAGGAGGAAGACAAGTCATGAAACAAGTGAATGGACACATCAAACCAGTTGGAAACTTCTTCTCAATGGCACAACTCACAATACAACCTGGGAAACAGCTTCTAAAAGGATAAGCTTGCTCTTGAGCTTCTGCCTGAACCACAAAGTTCCCCATTATCATCACTATCATTAGTGTAATGAACATCATGGTCACTCTTTTGCTTTccattctctttctttttttttgtttgaagagATGATTATAAGATTCGATGAAACTTGTTTGTTAATCGTGGATGTTGTTAATGTCTATTGTTAAtgtttgtttatatagggaTTGTGAACCATCTTTATAAGCTGGTGACAGAAAAGAAGGAAATAATCTTCTGTAATAGTTAACatgtctttaattttattttttctgattGGGTGATTATATTATTCCGTTTATGAGGTATAAGTTTGCATGTGCAAGTTGTTTTCAGATATATTTACTTAAGTACATGAATTtacttttttcttgttttgatgTAATCagtaatagtttttaaaatatatatatgtattactATGAAAGAAATACTTTCATTGATTGTCATA is part of the Brassica rapa cultivar Chiifu-401-42 chromosome A09, CAAS_Brap_v3.01, whole genome shotgun sequence genome and harbors:
- the LOC103843112 gene encoding thionin-like protein 2, whose translation is MESKRVTMMFITLMIVMIMGNFVVQAEAQEQAYPFRSCFPGCIVSCAIEKKFPTGLMCPFTCFMTCLPPPTSNTPSPTSQMILANEIDHTDYFCKFGCAIHHCLALSSLQNPNVDKVVDCVDSCSNRCSDKN